CTCGGCCTTTACCGCAAGGTTTTGCGAATAGCCAGAACCTGGCAGTCGGCAtcaggacagacagaggaaACCATGAGGGAGAAGGAGTACATCAGAAATGAAGCCAGAACATTATTCCGAAAAAACAGAAACGTGAGTGTCCCCATGGTGCTGAATTTCCTAATTACTCTTGTCCTGCTGTTTGCACTCTGTGGTTGGATGCTAAGATAGGAATGTAAGGGTTGAGTTCCCAAAATTTTGTTCACCTTAAATGCTGGTGTATTTGGGTTACAGTTTAAATATCATCCCTGAGAAACTCAAACCATTTCAGCTCTTCATTAACTACTGTAGAAGTCTAAAAGGtcttttttcagtaaaaaagtgccaagaaaaaattaaattccaaaGATACTGCTTGTGTAATTGAAGCAGCTTTTGATCTTTACAAGGTTAGCTAAGTGTATCATTACCCATGCAATGGCAAACAGAACTCagcagcttctttttttcttttcaaagcagCAATTATTGgcacttcttttaaaagaagcactttaatttttttcttaaggaaGAAATTTCAAACCCTGGTAATCAAAGGCCCTTCTTGTAATTCAAGATCACAACACTTATTTATATCCCATATTGGTCTGGGATTAAATTGAAGTAATGCAAAAtcaaaaaaatgaatttaagtCATAATTCACACCACATTTCTCACTTCAAAGAGAGTTTCTGGATAGGATGATAACAGAATGTACACCAAGCAGTGTCTTTCCTTTCTCCAATGGTGACCTTGCAGAGTGACAAACAGATGAGCGTGGTTTTTTCATAGATGTAGTGGTAGTTTAcatgtgttttgtctttttacagagaaaatacCATGTTTGGGTAAAAAACTCCTTCTGTAGCCTCAGTCCTGACAGCCTCTGGGCGTTAACATTCAGCACCATCAAGCCCAGAACTGCTGAGTCCAGGAAAATACCAATGATACCTTTTATGGGTGTGAAAATACAACTCATTGTATCCTTGAGTTTGCCAAAAGAAGCTAAGGAAAGCCACGTGCTGGGCATCATTTACACTTGGGCTTCCAATTGCTAATTACTGTACTCCCATAAAACTCTTGTTTGTCTGATCATCCCAGGTAACAGATCCAAAGCTGATTAAGCAGTGCATAGAAGAATGTGAGGCAAGAATAGAAATTGGACTTCACTATAACATCCCCTACCCAAGACCTGTGAGTATAAATCACAAAGTCTTCACTGATACCTGCTGAGCTTTCCCTGCACCACAAAACCATCAGTTTCCATCACTCTCACTGCACTGCATTTTTAGATGAGCTGGCATTTAAATGTATGCTAAAGCAGAGCCAAATGTACATTGAGATAGATGTTCTCTATCTTTCACTGTAAATTGGGGAATTTCTTCTCAAAATAAGGAGTCAAAGCCTAAATGGAGTTGCATGAACTAAATTCCCAAGGCCTCTGAGTATTTAGCCAACCAATGAATATAGAGAAACATGGTAATGGAATCAAATAATAGAAGAGAATGAGAGAATAAAGATACCTCATTACATCTGCCATAGGTACAATAATTTTTACAGCCTACATTGCTGTTAACTGTTCTCCTGGTCACAAATCAGGCCTTATGAAATACCTCTCTGTgttgctgcttcttttctcttcttcctacAGAAGAACATGTCCAAAATTACTGAAATGCTGGAATTTGCAGCAAAGTTTTCTACTGCACCATTCAATACAGTTTCCTCCCTGCCAGGTCACCTCTGTCAGTAATACTTTATGCTGCCTCCCATAGAGgcatcctctctgctcctgttgATGAGTAAGGGAACTGTTCACATCTACAGTTCCCTTATTAAGGCAATCATGGTCAAAATTAAATTGTATCTTTAGCAGATGCTTGCTTAGACTATGGTCACTGTTACCATCTGTTTCAGTATACAGAATAGCAATGCACAGCTGGCAAACTGTGTTCCTAGTAAGGGGCCTAAAATGTGTCCTCTGCAGTAATTTCAAAATCCCAAAGGATCTGCTCTCTCAGACAACTGgatgattattatttttcagattctagAAATCTCTACTGC
This genomic window from Molothrus aeneus isolate 106 chromosome 16, BPBGC_Maene_1.0, whole genome shotgun sequence contains:
- the LYRM1 gene encoding LYR motif-containing protein 1, whose product is MTPATRQEVLGLYRKVLRIARTWQSASGQTEETMREKEYIRNEARTLFRKNRNVTDPKLIKQCIEECEARIEIGLHYNIPYPRPIHLPPMGLAHKQGRTLRHQEKLRKISKPIYLKSHDEVS